From Hydractinia symbiolongicarpus strain clone_291-10 chromosome 12, HSymV2.1, whole genome shotgun sequence, one genomic window encodes:
- the LOC130621293 gene encoding potassium voltage-gated channel subfamily A member 10-like, whose protein sequence is MEESVISHREERKKRISFNVSGEIYETHENTLQRYPQTLLGNVSKRRNFFCSKTNQYFFNRHKLSFEAILFFYQSTGKLYRPPDVSWRLFEAECKFFELPEVSITAMKERDGIYCIKNPKKLFQSTNIHPLRINLWDFLENPETSIFARNFVFLSSLIVLMSVVFDIIETTGLGRNNKSLCYVIELFSNSFFGTELLLKIISSPNRSELLTQFLTWIDIVIIVPYFLLLALVGSDLESLEFLHVLRIFRVFRILRVFRLTQYFGQVNSAALILKDSLKDLQLFCLTLFIIITFGAAVMYHIESSIPDTEFKSVLHCMWWAIQTFLPVGYGDIVPQSSTGKFFSCMYMIFGVTSVSLPVLSLTMKFVAFYSFHDQK, encoded by the coding sequence ATGGAAGAAAGTGTTATTTCTCATCGTGAGGAGAGGAAGAAACGTATTTCATTTAATGTGAGTGGAGAAATCTATGAAACGCACGAGAACACACTGCAAAGATATCCCCAAACACTTCTTGGTAATGTATCAAAAAGGAgaaatttcttttgttccaaaacaaaccaatatttttttaatcgcCATAAACTTTCTTTTGAAGCTATTTTGTTCTTTTATCAATCAACAGGGAAATTATACCGACCGCCGGACGTTAGTTGGCGATTATTTGAAGCTGAGTGTAAGTTTTTTGAACTTCCCGAAGTTTCCATCACAGCGATGAAAGAAAGGGACGGTATATATTGTATTAAAAACCCAAAGAAACTTTTCCAATCAACAAACATACATCCCCTTAGAATAAACTTATGGGACTTTTTGGAGAATCCAGAAACATCTATCTTTGCCCGAAATTTTGTCTTTCTGTCTTCGCTGATTGTGTTAATGTCTGTCGTGTTTGATATTATTGAAACAACAGGCTTAGGAAGAAACAACAAATCGCTTTGCTATGTCATCGAGCTCTTCTCAAATTCATTTTTTGGTACTGAACTACTACTCAAAATAATATCCTCGCCTAACCGTTCGGAACTATTAACACAATTTCTCACCTGGATTGACATAGTTATAATTGTACCCTACTTTTTATTACTCGCCTTAGTTGGTTCAGATCTCGAATCTCTGGAGTTCTTGCATGTTTTAAGAATTTTTCGAGTTTTTCGCATCCTTCGCGTATTCCGGTTAACACAGTATTTTGGACAGGTAAACTCGGCTGCTCTCATTCTGAAAGACAGTCTCAAAGATTTACAATTATTCTGTCTTACTTTATTCATCATTATTACGTTCGGTGCAGCTGTAATGTACCATATTGAGAGTAGTATTCCTGACACAGAGTTTAAAAGCGTCCTTCATTGTATGTGGTGGGCCATTCAGACATTCCTGCCTGTTGGATACGGAGATATAGTGCCCCAGTCTTCTACTGGGAAATTTTTTTCGTGCATGTACATGATATTCGGTGTTACGTCAGTCTCGTTACCAGTTCTCTCACTTACCATGAAATTTGTGGCGTTTTACTCATTTCATGATCAAAAGTAG
- the LOC130622191 gene encoding proteoglycan 4-like — translation MNIPLTFALLASLTLTIETRHQYAGRHKEISQVPRFVIPSKSEETVQKPSGLPAPEVINIVKKSGSIKGSALPGAFGEDDGLGDIFEESGSGSGSGSGDVKPLHQVKHDIHHDKTAENAANFGNNVAPKVGINPSSAFITIEPNHKGFKGGDATIEHKQKQGIKKHKKPKVVKKKKKKAHKKTKAFKKEKLIIKKEKSDTKKINKPDIKVKIAAKNSEKTESEIKKYKKKNNDDDDDDDGDDDSGHQKDKYIMSQIQNIAKQIDAVERKRAQEGKTKKEKNSKVKTKMSTAIDKLEKDISKFRLSKETVSTKNTVDNKHKLNGNSSQTMGNATEKYGADETAQTSGYEEVPEDLSLQKHVVNHGEAGGPEGFQCPWVCYWTCHSYCPKDCCNNPFKCHPQCKEFCTPYCKDKCCAPGARRLPKLALTFRTKAETGQKPEQHLNQTMATEKNKQQARTESSEIASEIEALKQASTFAAQALGLPNSCPIFCPRICTPGLCKAECCNRNKLPATAETKQAPYISPARPIPPHIEPVVNSAALKVQTFSSTQGRQAPLPQMPAQPAQTTKIYPAAPAAPVQSAKTNQALSTPASAPVQTAKAPPPSAQALPAPSTAAAQQSVPQASVVPQNPSILTLPSVLLPSEPAVAVPAAPGAPIATAVNNEPVGSVEPSQQTESFLPESATNQALPAQTFSESQEVPIKQTEVGKQEAQIVPSVESNELAPAEATSQTTEPESATHIQVPTTNIQLPPSSNTAEHSAIEQAAGILPAAPSTQTFYCPTPINCPEGAVVDPDYCPPICRTACIEQCPNECCPNNGRPVVQPKH, via the exons ATGAATATTCCATTAACTTTTGCTCTGCTTGCTTCACTCACGTTAACAATAGAAACAAGACATCAATATGCAGGAAGACACAAAG aGATAAGTCAGGTACCACGATTTGTTATTCCCTCAAAATCTGAAGAAACAGTGCAGAAACCTAGTGGACTTCCTGCTCCTGAAGTAATAAACATTGTCAAAAAGTCTGGAAGCATTAAGGGGTCTGCTTTACCGGGAGCTTTTGGAGAAGACGATGGGTTAGGAGACATTTTTGAAGAAAGCGGTAGTGGCAGTGGAAGCGGTAGTGGTGATGTTAAACCACTGCATCAAGTTAAACATGACATTCATCACGACAAGACAGCTGAGAATGCTGCAAATTTCGGAAACAACGTAGCACCAAAAGTTGGGATCAACCCATCAAGTGCGTTTATTACTATTGAACCTAATCATAAAGGATTTAAAGGAGGCGACGCCACCATagaacacaaacaaaaacagggaataaagaaacataaaaagccTAAAGTtgttaagaagaagaaaaagaaagcacataaaaaaacaaaagcttttaaaaaagagaagttgattattaagaaagaaaaatctgatacaaagaaaataaataaacccGATATAAAAGTTAAAATCGCGGCTAAAAATTCTGAGAAAACAGagtcagaaataaaaaaatataaaaaaaagaataatgatgatgacgacgatgatgatggtgatgatgattCGGGGCATCAAAAAGACAAATATATTATGTCGCAAATTCAAAATATTGCAAAACAGATTGATGCTGTGGAAAGGAAAAGAGCTCAGGAaggaaaaactaaaaaagagaaaaatagcaAAGTTAAAACGAAGATGTCAACTGCCATAGACAAACTTGAAAAAGACATTTCGAAGTTTCGATTGAGTAAAGAGACCGTCTCAACAAAAAACACGGTTGACAATAAACACAAATTAAATGGTAATAGTTCCCAAACAATGGGTAATGCAACTGAAAAGTATGGAGCTGATGAAACGGCACAGACTTCTGGTTACGAGGAAGTACCAGAAGATCTAAGTCTACAGAAACATGTTGTAAATCATGGTGAAGCTGGGG GTCCTGAAGGCTTTCAATGTCCGTGGGTGTGCTACTGGACCTGTCACTCTTACTGCCCAAAAGATTGCTGTAACAACCCGTTTAAATGCCACCCTCAGTGCAAAGAATTCTGCACACCATATTGTAAAGATAAATGCTGCGCTCCAGGAGCAAGACGTCTGCCAAAACTAGCACTGACATTTCGGACGAAAGCTGAAACGGGGCAAAAACCGGAACAGCATCTTAATCAAACAATGGCAACGGAGAAGAATAAACAACAGGCTCGCACCGAATCTTCAGAGATTGCAAGTGAAATCGAAGCCTTAAAACAAGCCAGTACATTTGCAGCTCAAGCTCTTGGCTTACCGAACAGCTGTCCTATATTTTGTCCACGTATTTGCACCCCAGGCCTGTGTAAAGCTGAGTGTTGTAATAGAAATAAATTACCAGCAACTGCAGAAACAAAACAAGCGCCATATATTAGTCCAGCAAGACCGATTCCACCACATATTGAACCTGTAGTAAATTCAGCAGCTCTGAAAGTTCAAACGTTTTCTTCAACGCAAGGAAGACAAGCACCTTTACCTCAAATGCCTGCTCAGCCAGCACAGACAACCAAAATATATCCTGCAGCTCCCGCCGCACCAGTGCAAAGTGCTAAGACGAACCAAGCACTTTCAACACCCGCATCTGCACCGGTTCAAACTGCTAAGGCTCCTCCGCCATCGGCTCAAGCATTACCTGCACCATCTACTGCTGCTGCGCAACAGTCTGTACCACAAGCGTCTGTAGTACCACAAAATCCTTCAATTTTAACACTTCCTTCAGTACTGTTGCCCTCAGAACCCGCTGTAGCAGTTCCTGCGGCTCCCGGTGCTCCAATTGCGACAGCAGTAAACAATGAACCAGTCGGATCCGTTGAACCAAGCCAACAAACTGAATCATTTTTGCCAGAATCAGCTACAAATCAAGCCCTGCCTGCCCAAACATTTAGTGAAAGTCAAGAAGTGCCTATAAAGCAAACTGAAGTGGGCAAACAAGAAGCACAAATTGTACCATCTGTTGAATCAAATGAATTAGCACCCGCCGAAGCTACAAGTCAAACAACAGAACCTGAGTCTGCCACTCATATACAGGTGCCTACAACAAATATCCAATTACCACCATCCTCAAATACTGCAGAGCACAGTGCGATAGAACAAGCAGCAGGGATTTTGCCCGCTGCGCCATCTACACAAACATTTTATTGTCCAACACCAATCAATTGTCCTGAGGGTGCAGTGGTTGATCCAGATTATTGTCCACCAATTTGTCGAACGGCTTGCATTGAACAATGTCCAAATGAATGTTGTCCAAACAATGGACGTCCAGTTGTACAGCCCAAACATTAG
- the LOC130622070 gene encoding shaker-related potassium channel tsha2-like, whose amino-acid sequence MNKMRNRVTLNISGEIFETLEKTLLRYPTTLLGDALKRNCYYCQHSKQYFFNRNRLCFGAILYFYQSYGILSCPSDISMDIFEGECQFFQLPVKSIQNMRSKHGMLLLEETTPECHIVTFKQKIWNLFENPETSSGAKWVAIFSLSMISFSVFTTCLETLPQFNKTATRMNKNPWALIEFSLNIWFFLELLARFLSSPRKNKFLLSSLNWIDAFAVIPYFIVLCISAKNVQSLAFLRILRFMRVIRLFRLSKHSKRLQVVGEIIKSSIGDLQLLLLCLAMLMIFGGSLMYYLEGHSNSSQFSSIPQALWWAVQTITTLGYGDVYPVTLQGKLLASCFMAFGALTISLPVLSIVTKFMIMYSQNVSD is encoded by the coding sequence atgaacAAAATGCGAAATCGAGTGACATTGAACATAAGTGGTGAAATATTTGAAACTTTGGAAAAAACCCTGTTGAGATACCCTACCACTTTGCTGGGCGATGCTCTCAAAAGAAATTGCTATTACTGTCAACATTCAAAGCAATATTTCTTCAATCGAAATCGTCTGTGTTTTGGTGCTATTCTGTATTTTTATCAATCGTATGGGATATTGTCGTGTCCTTCAGACATATCTATGGACATCTTCGAAGGAGAATGTCAATTTTTTCAACTCCCTGTCAAGAGTATACAGAATATGAGGTCTAAACATGGTATGCTTCTGCTTGAAGAAACCACACCAGAATGTCATATTGTGACATTTAAACAGAAAATTTGGAATTTATTTGAAAATCCCGAAACTTCAAGTGGGGCAAAGTGGGTGGCGATATTTTCATTAAGTATGATATCTTTTTCTGTATTCACAACATGCTTAGAGACTCTACCGCAATTTAATAAAACTGCAACACGTATGAATAAAAATCCATGGGCTTTGATTGAGTTTTCACTAAATATTTGGTTCTTCCTGGAACTATTAGCACGATTCCTTTCCTCTCCTAGAAAGAATAAATTTCTTTTGAGCTCACTAAATTGGATAGATGCATTTGCTGTCATTCCGTATTTTATTGTGTTATGCATAAGTGCTAAAAATGTGCAGTCATTAGCATTTTTACGTATTCTTCGATTTATGCGAGTCATTCGATTATTTCGACTTTCAAAACATTCGAAACGCCTACAAGTTGTTGGGGAAATTATCAAATCCAGTATAGGGGACTTGCAGCTACTGTTGCTATGCTTAGCCATGCTAATGATATTTGGCGGGAGCTTAATGTATTACTTAGAAGGACACTCGAACAGCTCACAATTCTCCAGCATTCCACAGGCGTTATGGTGGGCAGTACAAACGATAACTACATTAGGTTACGGTGATGTGTATCCTGTCACTCTTCAGGGTAAACTTCTAGCATCATGTTTCATGGCATTTGGAGCTTTAACAATATCATTACCAGTGCTGTCTATTGTAACAAAATTTATGATAATGTACTCACAAAATGTATCAGATTAA